The Chrysemys picta bellii isolate R12L10 chromosome 5, ASM1138683v2, whole genome shotgun sequence genome includes a window with the following:
- the LOC135983820 gene encoding uncharacterized protein LOC135983820, translating into MQSSPAVMAMQSGNRKRAPAWTDREVLDLIAVWGDESVLSELRSKRRNAKIYEKISKDMAERGYSRDATQCRVKIKELRQGYQKTKEANGCSGSHPQTSRFYEALHSILGAAATTTPPVTVDSEDGILSTAGSSDMLGDGEDEEGDEEGEAVGRSHNADFPDSQDLFITLTEIPYEASPAITPDTESGEGSATPSATVSQPSLESHSQRLARIRRRKKRTREDMFSELMASSQAQAAQQTQWRENLTRMHQANMDREERWRQEDQQATQTLLGLLREQTDTLRRLVDVLQERRQEDRAPLQSISNRPPPPPSPIPTSPKVQRRRGGRVPANSHSTPAESSSSRRLSFPKI; encoded by the exons atgcagagctctccagcagtgatggccatgcagtctgggaatagaaagagagccccagcatggactgatcgtgaagtcttggatctcatcgctgtgtggggcgatgagtccgtgctttccgagctgcgatccaaaagaaggaatgcaaagatctacgagaagatctctaaagacatggcagagagaggatacagccgggatgcaacgcagtgccgcgtgaaaatcaaggagctgagacaaggctaccagaagaccaaagaggcaaacggatgctccggatcccatccccagacatcccgtttctacgaggcactgcattccatcctcggtgctgccgccaccactaccccaccagtgaccgtggactctgaggatgggatactgtccacggccggttcctcagacatgttaggggacggggaagatgaggaaggagatgaggagggcgaggcagttggcagatctcacaacgctgatttccccgacagccaggatctcttcatcacccttacagagatcccctacgaagcgtccccagccattaccccggacacagaatctggtgaaggatcagcca ccccgtctgcgactgtctcacaacctagcctggaatcacactcccagaggctagcgcggattaggcgtaggaagaagaggacacgggaggacatgttctctgagcttatggcctcttcccaagcccaggcagcacagcagacccagtggcgggagaacttgacccgaatgcaccaagccaacatggatcgggaggagaggtggcggcaggaagaccagcaggcgactcaaacgctgcttggactactgagggagcaaacggacacgctccggcgccttgtggatgttctgcaggaacggaggcaggaggacagagccccgctgcagtccatctctaaccgccctcccccgccaccaagtcccatacccacctcacccaaagtgcaaagaaggagaggcggcagagtccctgctaactctcactccacccctgcagagagctctagtagcagaaggctctcatttcccaaaatttga